atatctataatCAAATTTATCTTGATAGTTTCTGGATGAATTTTCCAAATATGTTTCTTTCTCATATAATCAGTTCTTAGATTTGAAAATTCATGTatttagaatgaaaagaaaatttattttaaaaaaaaaacaacttattaatagaattaattgattataaaaataacttaatcaattaatattttgtaatttgattttgttttaatcaattatataagtATATTAATCTATTAATAACagttcaaattataattatatatttcaaaataaattattttcatgctAAAAACATTGCAAaggaagccattgaattctgctcaagttatatgccaagttgtgaaTCAATAGGACTTCCAAAGAATAGACATGAAGATAGAAGTGAAGGAAAGGGAGTTCGAGGAGTGAAGATTGAAAGTGTTAGAGAAAAGAAGTTAATCAAACtcatttgtacattttaaacaacacagagatgatattccttacatttcacaacacattGATGAAGTTTGCACATCCACGTATGAGTGAAAAGTGGACACTTCACGAACATAACAAATCCTTTTTTAACTTGGTTTAAGAGAAAGATTTACGCGACTCcaaatgtttctgaaaatctaTTGAGACTAGCTCGTGGACCTAACACCGATGTGATCACTTTCGGCGgctattacataaacaattaattgttttattcaaaggaggaagatgataaaaatagagttcaaaatagtggagttaccctacaagctgaggctgtacacttttccagttccaaggatatataagaatccaattacaacatcaatgagttattttggaataatacaagaaatttggaaagttgattatgtcacttttagagttccagttttcaagtgtaaatgggttgatagtAATTCTGGTGTGGTGACAGAAGACCTCAGATTCACTTTGGTGGATCTTAACAAAACGAGTTACacggatgaaccatttattatggctagtcaagcaagacaaatattctatgtcACTGACCTAGTGAATCaatcataaatggtcagtggtattggaaggcagagccatgcacacaaccgatgatgaagactctctagatatacttgagacaagctccttctcatcaagaaccattgaaaataaggttgatgaTGTACCCGATGAAATACATGCAACTCGATGTGATCACAAAGAAGACATATGGGAGAAATAAGtgtctttttattgttttaattacttatacaatttgtttattttgtctATTCTAAGTTTAATTTACTAACACTTTGTAAACATGTATGACGAGCTCTGGATCAGGTCAAACGGGAGGAGGTGGTAGTGACTCGGTTGCTTGATGTCACATCCCGTCGAGTTGCGGAGGAGAAATTGAAGGTGGAGATTGATCCCCGATCGGGTGCTCCTACTAGGGCACATGCAGAAAAATTTTGGAGTTACTTGGGCGTGTTGGCAAAAAAACATGTCTCTATTGTTGTTAACTGTTGGGATGATGTCTCAGAGGTTGAGAAAAATCTACTGCGATAGGATATTTTGGAATGCTCATTCATGCTCCAATTCATGCTCCAATTCACAATCACAAGTCAAAAGTGACCCTCAACATGGCCATTACTCTCATTCCTTGAGTACCAACGCGTTTCACTGCTTCCTAGGTTTGAACCACGTCCATTATTCACCAAATTCGTCATTTTTCACCAAAACACactatgataattgattatcacttttgataattgattatctcagTGAAAATCACCCAGAAACGTCACACAAGAAggggtaatcgattatcataagtgataattgattattcccgCACTTAGACTCAATATTGACgtgccataatcgattatcactagtgataatcaattatctgcaAAATGAAACACTTCATGGACATAATTCAAGTCTGCAAACACACATGCAACAACCCTAAATCAAGAGGGAACTCCCCTAAAACATTAttcatgcattcaagcatcacatacccttgtgaacatactcaaacacatacaTCACAacacttgaatcatccaaattcaatcattatacatattataacaaaaaaattcaattataaagCCGCAAAAGCTGGTACCTAAAACTTACACAATTCAGCCATAGCCTTTACAGAATTCAGCCTTGCACTTATCTAGGTTGGCCTTAATGCCGCAGACTGTCAACATGAAGCCTAGAAACTTTTCGGCTGGTACGCCAAACTTACACTTGGCGAGATTCAGTCTCATCCCGTATTTGCGCACTTAGGTAAAAAGTTTCTCCAAGACTTTAACATGATTTGACATCGAACAACTATGAACAACCATGTCATCCATATAGACTTCCATTCATCTCTCTACCTAATGGTGGAAAACCCTGCCCATAAGCCTATGGTAGGTAGCACCTGTGTTCTTTAGATCGAAGGGCATCACTTTATATCAAAAGTTAGCTCGTTCGGTGATGACAACTATCTTCTCTTTGTTTGGAGGAAACATAAGTATCTGATTATACCCTCAGTAGGCATCAATGAGACTAAGTATTCGGTGCCCTGAAGCATCGTCCACCAGATTGTCAATACTTTGGGATGGGGTATGCGTCTTTGGAACATGCTTTATTTAGGTCGGTGAAGTCAGTACACATCCTTCATTGATCGTTCGCTTTGTTTAGCTCAAAGTCAGTCATTGCTACCTCTAAGGGCTTAACTCTTCGACGAGGGGCAAATGGCTTGACTTTTAGCGCTACCATGTAACATTCACTAGTGGTTTTCTGGTCGGTACGCATGATGTAGTTTGTAACTTTATCTGATGGAACTTTCATGTTAAGATGAGGGGTGGAGACTATAGCTCTAAACATGTTTAGACAAGACGTTGTATGATATGTTTGCCCAGGAGGTACCTTACCCTTAACTCCTTCGCCTCACGGCCCATACCCAAACATACCCTCTTGTGTCCACTCTCTTGCTAGCAAAGCCCACAATGTGCTCATTGAATGAGACAATGAGATTCTCGGACAAATGCATTTTCATGAATGTTGTGCAGTACATGATGTTAACAAAGTTGCCTTAGTTTATGAGGACCTTGCTAATGCTATACCGGGTGATCTACGCCGTGATTACGATGGGATAATCTTGATGAGGATCAGATGCATGGAAATCCTCATATCTGAAGATAATAGGAGGTAAGGTTCTGACTTTCCTATCCACCGAGTGGACGCTCTTCAACTCTCTCAAGTGCCTCTTTCTCGCGGAGGACGAGACCCCTCCTCTCGCAAAGCCTCCTGAGATAGTATTAATATGACTCTGCAAGGGTTTGTCACGACTCCGACTGCGCCTGGTAACTCTTAATAGATTATAATTTCTGAAAACCTTTCTATTGTTTTAACtccattatttaatttgtagatTTTTAATGATTCATCTCCAATGAAAGCTCCAgacattgaagacattaaaaCCAAGTGAGCTTactttattttaagtgttaataAATTGTAGAAACTTGACTACAATTTAGTAGTATATGTAGGTTAATGTAATAttggatttaatatatagtttgatgtacaaataatgtattaaatattattagacaatttaatgtttgaaataaatttcattttgttaattgaattgaatatgTTATTTTCAGggtatattgattataaattgattggatgagaTGATGGTACAAGAAATTGATTGGATTTCAAATGTAATcacgatttttttttaaacaaacaaGTTTTTATGGCATACAGGACAATGTATGTCATAATAGGTTAATTATGAAAAGAATATGTTAATTCTGAAAAGCATGCATTATGATAGGGGAACAATTACCTGTCATAATACATTCGAGATATTATGACAAGTAAAAATATATGTCATAAAAGCCCACATATTATGATAGATAAATTTAGCTACGTCATAATAAATTTGGTATATTATGACTTATAAGTGAAATTCTATCATAATAGACTGGACATATTATGACAAGTGGCACAAAGTACGTCAGAGTATGTTGAACCTATTATGACGAACTTTTCTGCTACGCCATAAAAAACACAGACCTATTATAACGGCCAGAACTATAACGCCAGTCCATCCAtcataataaatcatttttacctgtaataaaaaatgatttttgcgCTAGTGATAGCTAAAGAACACACAACAAAAACTAAGCACACCATAACTTACAAGTTTCTCTAATACCAAAAATGTAACATTCCATTTTTAATAGTATTCAACTACTAAAAGAAACATCACACATTCAATATGAAAGAATAGATAACTCACAGAAATACATACATAATGATATTACAATGATCTCAAATATAACTATAACACCATAAAACAACAACTTCAAAACTATGATTTTGGGAAAAAGAGACCTGCTTAGATGATGAAATTGGAATTCCCTACTAAGTGCTTGTTTCAAAAATAGTTTTCAATATTAAAGTGCGTACCAACTTGCTTAAATGGAGATCTCAGTTCCTCAATTCAACACAAATTTAGTTAATTACAAGCAACACAAAACTATTTAACACACACAAAATTTCAACATGCTCAAACACCAACATCAACAATTCAACCAATTTTGATGCAACTTAAACATACAAACTAAGATTCTTAAAGTACTAATAACTTTAAAACAAGGTAATTAGTTTACCTTACCTAAAGGATGACCTAACACTCAAGAAATCCTAAAATAGCTCCAAACGCTCATGAAACCCTTTCTACTCCAATGAACAACAAAAATACGATAAAGGCACACCACTAGGACCACTGATCAGTAAAGACTCTTAAAGAAGACTCAAACACAACATGCAATCCTAGATGGTTCACATGCAAAGGAGGACAAAATAGACCAAAGAAAGGAGCAAAAAATCAATGTACTCTATATAAGAAACTGATCAGATGAAAATAGAGAGAATGCCCTAACGATTACTCTACCGATCTCCAATCTTCAAACAAATATAAGGATGATTAAAAAGTTTAGAGAGAGGATAGAGagttgtaaaagaaaagaagtgtAAAGAGATGATACAATATAAGATAATGAaactcttttataaaaatattatttatactttaaacttttaaattaaaataatcgagtctcataATTCTATACACTATCAATTATAAAACATCAATTTCTAggcttttaaaaaaagtatgcATGTTGCACACATATATATTGGTTCATCGATGTTTCTTTTCAAGGATATAATTTAGTGGAAACAGAATAGGTGAAGTTTCTTTAAGAGATGGAAAAgtgaaagtgaagaaatttatagataaaatttttaaaaatttatgaatgatATGATGaatgtgataaataaaaaatattcaaataaataacattattaattaaattataattttatctttatgattaaaattaataaaataaaatgtaattataataataataatagtaataataattactattattagtattaataatattatttttaatataataataataataataattatttattaatattattattattaagaatacaattattattactattgttATTCTTTTTAGTTATccagtttaataataataaatactattattattattattattattattattattataagttattattttttttcaatagcatattaaaagcataaaaacatAACAGttgtaaaatacaataaaaacatgtacaaaatagaaaaagaacGTAGGAAATATTTACGTAAAAATTATgagcaaaaatataaaaagccTATGCAGTTACTTGTCTTTCCCTCTTAATCTCTTCAGAACTAGAAAATGGAAATAATGTTGTCAAAATGAACCACTTGGTTATCACATATTAGTGGATTAAATAGATTGACTCACTCACTCATTTAGTTATAAGTCCTTTTTTTccattccaaaaatataacaattttttctaattgaaatataaataaagttcaatccaaaatgatgttaaactctagtcacaatccaaaataaaaaaagataaaatacaatctaaatataatccaaaatcaTCTTAAATTCCAAATACAAtcgaaaaacataaaaagcaaAACGATTTACTACTAATATTGATAATTGTTGTTACTTATCCATATATAAGATTAGAGTTTTGAATGGATAAAATCACATTTTGCTATCTTGAAACATATTCTCTTTATTCGGATCTATAATACAATTAATagtattaaaacacaaaataggaaataattaaattaatttcatagtactaataataatgttatgTGTTAGTTCAAAATCTTAAActaattttgagttaaaatgagTAATGTTCTCTAGAAGAATGGAGGAACAATGTTTGGTTAGCGAACGAGAACCAAAACTAAAGACAAACTCACTAGCAACTGTAGTGATTGGAATGTTAAGAACATCGTAAGATATCTTAGACAAGTTTGGATAATGATCTTGACGATCCCTCTAATGACTCAATACTTCCAACTTATAAAAACACTTTGGATTAAAATTTCCTTCATCTAAATATAGATATTATTCAAACCTTGTTGTATCATTAAGACATCTTCCTAAGACatcataaaacaaatttaatatgtcattcataagtaaaaataaaatatagataataaaataaagaaggtTGAGATTTAAAAACTTACATATATTGGCTCATCATTAGTATAAGAAACTTGTTATGTTGGAGGAAAACCTTGATAACTTCAACATTTGAATTTAGTTTGACatatttttcaatcaaattatatatgttatcCTTTAAAACACTAATATTTTCTTCAGAAGTAGAaggattaatatttttataactttaaaatttggGTGAGTTATGAGCCAACCCCACTCATCATGGATTCAACtcctatatttttagtgaatttaGCTCAAAATTGAACCGTGTTGAAATGGTTTTTTAAACTTAATCCAATCCAAAGTTCTAAACTGAGTTGACTTGTAGGTTCAAATTCTCACAACATCAAATAGAATATTGGAatctccctcaaatccatttcGCAATCAGTACATCTTGAAGCAACTCATCActgtttttttaattctaatagtaataatattaattgtaaCATTAAaactattagaaaaaataataaaaatattatttaatgttctagagaattaataataataattacattaataagaatattaataacaacattaacaatagcaataattattattattataatattgataatattaataataataataattattattattattattattagggaATACTAAGCCGTCCCTTAAGTTACTgtttaaagtataattaatgATTCTTGATTTCGTTATATTTGTGTTGAAATTTGGAATAATTAActctattaattaaaataatataagtttatttaacggattttttaaaaacaaaaatatatgccTACAATCTTTTTGAACATAAAACATCTCTActtagaaataagaaaaaaaatatatatattgaattaattttttttttattgctagCTTTATGTCGTTATAGTTAataattttagatattaaaatattgtttgtttctttgatACAAGAGATTTTTTGTTAAGTTAATCAAAACGTTGAAAGAGGTTATCGAGAAGTCAGAAAACTCAATAAAgtctcaaatttatattttaattttttttaagagtttttaGATGTTTAACACTTTATTAGTTGATATACTGGATTTcttagttgttttattttcatttgttgcTTCCTACGTTAATTTAAGccttttttttaggtttaattatattttatttttcagcaacattaaaagaataaagagaaatgatttaaaagaaagagaaacggtgttttattatttaattatcttttatgtttttttatatcaaataaattatatattataattgtataacatttataaatattttttgtcctttaaaaaaagtaaaattgcaTTAATGATTATTGATATGAGAATTAAAGAATTCATTTAATGTCACATTAACATTTTTgtgttaaattaataaaatctcCTTTACTAAAAttacaaacaatattttaatatatgaaattattaattatggtTGAAAGTGCTGTGtcgattaaaaatataaaccaatttagagtatataattgagtacaaatatcattttacaaTTTGATTGTGTGGagttaaattagacttaaaatttatttctaaatatggTATTAAAACATGGTTAGAATCTATCCCAATGATTATGTGGAAACCAAAGACTTTAATTTGTGtatctttaaaacaaaaaaattcactttttcatctttatctccttaaatttatttgttcacTCTCTTTCAAATCCATCGTTAAAGACAGACACGCTTTGATCACTAAAGAATGCTATAAAAGCTATCTCGTGCTAACCTATGTTTCATCCAATTCTACTCAGAAGTCACCATTCATATTCTATACTACAATGGCTATGGCAAGTGACAAACAAGCAAATGAAGAGAATGACCTAATGATCGCCCTTCCAAAGGAGAGGGGTTTGTATGCAGGTCCCTATCTCCATCTATTTCAAGATTTTTGGTGCccatcattttattttcaaggaGTGATCaactttcaaaaacattttcttgCAAAAGACAATGATGTTTTTGTTGCCAGCTTTCCAAAATCAGGTACTACCTGGTTGAAAGCCCTTACTTTTGTCATTGCAAACCATCAACGTTTTTCCTCTTTTGAGAATCATCCATTACTTTCTTCCAATCCCCATGAACTTGTGTCTTCCCCTGAATTCATCTTGTCTCATGATTTGCATGACCAGGTTCTTTCCCTCTCCAACATGAGTGAGCCAAGACTTTTTTCTACTCACTTACCATTCTCTTCATTACCTAAAACTATCACAGAATCCAACTGCAAGATCATTTATATATGTAGAAATCCATTTGATACTTTTGTTTCAGCATGGGAATTTTCTACTAAAATAAAGTCAGTGTCTTCACCTGCATTAACATTTGAGGAAGCATTTGAAAAGTACTGCAATGGAATATCAGGGTTTGGTCCATGGTGGAGCCATATgctaggttattggaatgagaGCATAACTAGACCAGACAAAGTTTTGTTCTTAAAATATGAAGATCTTAAAGAGGATACAGTATTTCATGTGAAAAGAATGGTAGAGTTTTTGGGCTCTTCTGTCACTCGAGAAGAAGAGGACACCACAGTGATTGAAAACATGATCAATCTTTGCAGATTTGAGAAGATGAAGGATTTGGAAGTGAATCAATCTGGATATATACATAATATTGCAGAGAAGAAAAACTTCTTTCGGAAGGGTAAAATAGGAGATTGGATAAATTACTTTTCTCCATCTATGATAGAAAAGTTATCGAAAATCATTGAAGAAAAGTTAAGTGGATCAGGTCTATCATTTAAAGTTCATTCCTAGATTTCATTGAAAGATGTGACTACATAATGTTCTACCATGTGGAACAATTGATGTTGTGATCTTTGCTTTTGCTAAATAAGGATATGTTTTTACGCTTTTGATGAATAAAGAACAATGTTTTTTCAGTCTCTTACGATCCTTCCAAGCATGCTCTAATTTAGGATTAAGAGTTTGTTCACTATTAAATATTAGCCTTCTTTTACATCGTCCCACtataaaaagagaagaaaaaacttTTCCGTTATTTAGTGCATACTTTAACTTGGATCTATATACTATTTGGAGCAAAGATCAATTTTCATGTGAAAAATAGAGTTgtaatataacttaaatatattttatattttgtaagaataatttatcattaaactaaatatgTTTCTGTTCTGGGAGTTAGATACaagttttgaagaaagaaaattagacaaaagaataaaaaaataaaggacaaacaaaaataaataaaatttattaaaattatatgttaattttaattatttgttcatagaaaatattataaagttatttgattttatttatttaatgaggTTTGAAATAAATCTAAAGTATTTTCCTGAGATTTAAGAGTAAACTttgaaataaaacaaacttctaataattagatttattcttgaaattatattaacttctaataaattatttctgttaaataagattttttaattgataacatgtaaaaattatattcttcaCATAAATAacatatgataaaaataatattttctatgaCTTGTATAaagtctaaaaatatataatttatcttaaaaacaataacaaaaaaaatatttaaaacccaAAATAAAATATCCATAAAGACTGTGTGGAAAATTTGAACGGAAAAGTAAAAAGTATTGTAAAACTGACTTATtcaaagttcattttttttttaatttaattaaaatatagttaattatattaGTGTAAGGGCAGAAATGGAAAAGCACAAGTGATAAGGGTAAAACCGAGAAAGCACAACACAGAGTTAGGATTAAGTGATAATCCCACGTGCAAGAAAGAGAAAGCAGAACTGCAGAGGCTtcgaaagagagagagagtgagagcACGAGAATGGAGAAAACTAGGGTTCTTAACCCTTACGAGAAATCAGAGATGAAGATGATCAGAGTAGAGAGAAAAATGGGAAGCAAGCACACATACAAGGTACTGAGTAACTTCAACTGTATTTCTGTTTTTAGTTTGCTTTTATAGCTGTTTAGATACACTGAATCAGTtctgtttttttgtttattctaacactcctcctTAACAAAAACGTTTAATCGAACAAAAACACgattttattgaagaaaaacacTCATTTCACCGATTCAATCGGTGAAAATTCTTCTCCTGTGATTCTGAGCtttttggaccgattaaaatcGGTACAAACGCTTTCTCTATAGCATACGAGCACTTTCAACCGATTAAACTCGGAGAAAGCTCTTCCTAGGTTGATCTCCTCCTCTCCGGCGGAAACCCTAGGTTTTCGCCCTCTTTCTGGTGCGATCTTCACTGATCTCAGCTCGCACCATCCCAATCTGCTTTCTGAGTGACTGAAAGCGCTCACTTTTGAGTGCTTTGGTGAGTATATCTGCTAGTTGGTCTTCGGATCTACAGTGTACAACATCCAGTCTACCACTACTGACCTGTTCTCTGATGTAGTGAAATCGGGTCTCAATGTGCTTGCTCCTACCGTGAGATGCAGGGTGCTTAGCAAGATCTATGGCTGACTTGTTGTCAACAAGCAGCCTCACTCTTCCAGTTAGCTCGATTTTCAACCCTTCCAATAGGAATCCCAGCCAAGTTGCTTGACAAGTAGCTTCACAGGCAGCTATGTATTCTGCCTCACATGATGACAAGGCAACCACTGGTTCCTTTCTTGAACTCCATGAAATTGGTGTTCCTCCCATGAAGAAGATGTAACCGGCAGTACTCTTCCTATCTTCCTTATCACCACACCAGTCTGCATCTGAGTAAGAAGTGATTTGCACTTCTTCCCCAGTCTCTCCTCTTCCCAACAGTATTCCATAAGAGTGAGTGCCCTGCAAGTATCTTAGAATGCGTTTGACAGCATTCAAGTGTGACATTCTGGGGCATTCCATATATCTACTCACCACTCCAACACTGTAACTCAAGTCAGGTCTTGTGTTACAGAGGTATCTCAAACTCCCAACTATACTTCTGTAAGCTGTTGGATCTACAGCTTCTTCATCTGGTTCCTTCTCTAGTTTCAACCCCACTTCAG
The Vigna angularis cultivar LongXiaoDou No.4 chromosome 5, ASM1680809v1, whole genome shotgun sequence genome window above contains:
- the LOC108324831 gene encoding cytosolic sulfotransferase 15 produces the protein MAMASDKQANEENDLMIALPKERGLYAGPYLHLFQDFWCPSFYFQGVINFQKHFLAKDNDVFVASFPKSGTTWLKALTFVIANHQRFSSFENHPLLSSNPHELVSSPEFILSHDLHDQVLSLSNMSEPRLFSTHLPFSSLPKTITESNCKIIYICRNPFDTFVSAWEFSTKIKSVSSPALTFEEAFEKYCNGISGFGPWWSHMLGYWNESITRPDKVLFLKYEDLKEDTVFHVKRMVEFLGSSVTREEEDTTVIENMINLCRFEKMKDLEVNQSGYIHNIAEKKNFFRKGKIGDWINYFSPSMIEKLSKIIEEKLSGSGLSFKVHS